A genomic stretch from Marinobacter fonticola includes:
- a CDS encoding TRAP transporter substrate-binding protein, producing MKRRNLLAALMAGAVSFGLAGCSQEPESASTDADSSAQSNNSEQAAAPAEQKQTYKWKMVTTWPKNFPGLGTGPERLADNVREMTDGQIDITVYGAGDLVPALEVFSAVSQGTAEIGHGAGYYWKGKIPAAQFFSTVPFGLTAQEYNGWMFHGGGLELYREAYEPFGVIPWPGGNTGVQMGGWFNKEINSVEDLQGLKMRIPGIGGDVLEKAGGTPVNLPGGEIFTALQTGTIDATEWVGPYNDLAFGLHQIADYYYYPGWHEPGTALEMIINADAYNKLPEHLQAILDVAIREMNADMLAEFTARNNEALRELVEEKNVELRRFPDDVINRLRNMSEETVKALAEKDEMAGKAYDSYKSFRDKVVPYTQISEQTYVEIREPEGEAAPAQQ from the coding sequence ATGAAACGTCGTAACCTTTTGGCCGCCTTGATGGCTGGCGCGGTGAGCTTCGGTCTTGCCGGGTGCTCGCAGGAGCCGGAGAGCGCCTCGACCGACGCCGATAGCAGTGCCCAGTCCAACAACAGCGAGCAGGCCGCGGCGCCCGCCGAGCAAAAGCAGACCTATAAGTGGAAGATGGTCACCACATGGCCGAAAAACTTCCCGGGCCTGGGTACCGGCCCCGAGCGTTTAGCCGATAACGTTCGCGAGATGACCGACGGCCAGATCGACATCACCGTCTATGGCGCCGGCGACCTGGTGCCTGCATTGGAAGTGTTTTCAGCGGTATCCCAGGGCACGGCTGAAATAGGCCATGGCGCCGGTTATTATTGGAAGGGCAAGATCCCTGCCGCCCAGTTCTTCTCCACCGTTCCTTTTGGCCTGACCGCGCAGGAATACAACGGCTGGATGTTCCATGGTGGTGGCTTGGAGCTCTACCGCGAAGCCTATGAGCCGTTCGGTGTTATCCCCTGGCCCGGCGGCAATACCGGCGTCCAGATGGGCGGCTGGTTCAACAAGGAAATCAACAGCGTCGAAGACCTGCAAGGGCTGAAGATGCGTATCCCGGGTATTGGCGGCGACGTACTGGAGAAAGCCGGCGGCACACCGGTAAACCTCCCGGGCGGCGAGATCTTCACGGCACTGCAGACCGGCACTATCGACGCGACCGAGTGGGTCGGCCCCTACAATGACCTGGCCTTCGGTCTGCACCAGATTGCCGATTATTACTACTACCCGGGCTGGCACGAGCCGGGCACCGCGCTGGAGATGATCATCAACGCCGATGCTTACAACAAGCTGCCCGAGCACCTGCAAGCCATCCTCGACGTCGCTATCCGCGAAATGAACGCCGACATGCTGGCGGAGTTCACCGCCCGTAACAACGAGGCGCTGCGTGAGCTGGTGGAAGAGAAGAACGTTGAGCTACGACGTTTCCCGGACGACGTTATCAACCGTCTGCGTAACATGTCGGAAGAGACCGTTAAGGCCTTGGCCGAGAAGGATGAAATGGCTGGCAAGGCCTATGACTCCTACAAATCGTTCCGCGATAAGGTGGTGCCTTATACGCAAATCTCGGAACAGACTTACGTGGAAATTCGTGAGCCCGAGGGCGAAGCGGCTCCAGCCCAGCAATAA
- the uvrD gene encoding DNA helicase II encodes MDVSPIIDSLNDAQREAVTAQNDHLLVLAGAGSGKTRVLVHRMAWLMQVDQVPATGLLSVTFTNKAAREMRYRIGELMNLHGHGMWFGTFHSIAHRLLRAHHQDAGLPENFQVLDSDDQIRLIKRVMREQQIDESRWPPKQVQWFINGQKDEGLRADHIQDNPGDHFTSVMLKIYRQYEKQCQLSGLVDFGELLLRSHELWLHRPELLAHYQRRFQHILVDEFQDTNTIQYAWLQLLAGHRVPLTIVGDDDQSIYGWRGARVENIQKFQQDFPNARLVRLEQNYRSTQTILKAANTVIANNQGRLGKELWTDGVEGEPISLYAAFNEQDEANYIADTISAWVDEGNLRSECAILYRSNAQSRVLEESLLRQGLPYRVYGGLRFYDRQEIRNALGYLRLVHYRHDDAAFERVVNTPPRGIGAKSLADLREMATGQGISLWQATERLLEAGAMKGRAKTGLQRFVGIIEGLAGDLDELDLKQLTQRAIQDSGLRDHHANEKGEKAQARVENLEELVSAMADFEVEDGIDPLSEFIAQAALDAGESQADDNQDSVQLMTLHSAKGLEFPMVFLAGVEEGLFPHSMSLEEPGRMEEERRLAYVGITRAMKRLILTYAESRRLYGQEKFHALSRFVREIPGDCIQEVRLRNTVTRPALVQRPNEGLFDSSPMEQAGLQLGQRVRHPKFGEGVVMNCEGSGHHTRVQVNFDDGAKWLVLAYAPLERL; translated from the coding sequence ATGGATGTCTCCCCGATTATCGATTCCCTGAACGACGCCCAGCGTGAGGCGGTGACGGCCCAGAACGATCATCTGCTGGTGCTGGCAGGCGCAGGTTCGGGCAAGACCCGGGTGCTGGTGCACCGCATGGCTTGGTTGATGCAAGTGGACCAGGTGCCCGCCACGGGCCTTCTCTCGGTCACGTTCACCAACAAAGCGGCACGAGAAATGCGCTACCGGATCGGGGAATTGATGAACCTCCACGGCCATGGCATGTGGTTTGGCACTTTCCACAGCATTGCCCATCGTTTGCTGCGCGCCCACCACCAGGATGCGGGTTTGCCGGAAAACTTCCAGGTGCTCGACAGCGACGACCAGATACGCCTGATCAAGCGGGTAATGCGCGAGCAGCAGATCGATGAGAGCCGCTGGCCGCCGAAGCAGGTGCAGTGGTTCATCAACGGTCAGAAGGACGAAGGGCTACGGGCCGACCATATTCAGGACAATCCGGGCGATCACTTTACTTCGGTAATGCTCAAGATTTATCGCCAGTACGAAAAGCAGTGCCAGCTCAGTGGGTTGGTGGATTTCGGGGAGCTTTTATTGCGCTCCCACGAACTGTGGTTGCACCGGCCGGAGTTGCTGGCCCATTACCAGCGCCGCTTCCAGCACATCCTGGTGGACGAATTCCAGGATACCAACACCATTCAGTATGCCTGGCTGCAGCTGTTGGCAGGCCATCGGGTGCCGCTGACCATCGTCGGTGACGATGACCAATCCATCTACGGCTGGCGGGGAGCCCGCGTCGAGAACATCCAGAAGTTCCAGCAGGACTTTCCCAATGCCCGTCTCGTGCGGCTGGAGCAGAACTACCGCTCGACCCAGACCATCCTCAAAGCCGCCAACACCGTCATCGCAAACAACCAGGGCCGGCTGGGCAAGGAACTCTGGACCGATGGCGTGGAGGGCGAGCCGATCAGCCTCTATGCCGCGTTCAACGAGCAGGACGAGGCCAACTATATCGCCGACACCATCAGCGCCTGGGTGGATGAGGGCAACCTGCGTAGCGAGTGCGCCATCCTCTACCGCTCGAATGCTCAATCCCGGGTGCTGGAAGAGTCGCTGCTACGTCAGGGGCTGCCCTATCGCGTCTACGGCGGTTTGCGGTTCTATGACCGTCAGGAAATCCGCAATGCGCTGGGCTATTTGCGCCTCGTTCACTACCGCCATGACGATGCCGCCTTCGAACGGGTGGTGAATACGCCGCCGCGAGGTATCGGCGCCAAAAGCCTGGCGGACTTGCGGGAAATGGCGACCGGGCAGGGTATCTCGCTGTGGCAGGCGACCGAACGTCTGCTTGAGGCGGGTGCCATGAAAGGTCGCGCGAAGACCGGCTTGCAGCGTTTTGTCGGCATCATCGAAGGCCTGGCCGGGGATCTGGACGAGCTTGATCTCAAACAGCTGACCCAGCGTGCCATTCAGGATAGCGGGCTGCGCGATCACCATGCCAACGAGAAAGGCGAAAAGGCGCAGGCCCGGGTGGAGAACCTGGAGGAACTGGTCAGTGCGATGGCGGATTTCGAGGTGGAAGACGGCATCGATCCCCTGTCGGAATTTATCGCCCAGGCGGCGCTGGATGCCGGCGAATCCCAGGCCGACGACAATCAGGACAGCGTTCAGCTGATGACCCTGCATTCAGCCAAGGGGCTGGAATTCCCGATGGTGTTCCTGGCAGGCGTGGAAGAAGGCCTGTTCCCCCACAGCATGTCCCTGGAAGAGCCCGGCCGCATGGAAGAGGAGCGGCGTCTGGCCTACGTCGGTATTACCCGGGCCATGAAACGACTGATCCTGACTTACGCCGAATCCCGGCGGCTTTATGGCCAGGAGAAATTCCATGCACTGTCGCGGTTCGTGCGCGAGATTCCCGGCGATTGTATTCAGGAAGTGCGGCTGCGCAACACGGTGACCCGGCCGGCCCTGGTACAGCGGCCCAACGAGGGGCTGTTCGATTCCTCGCCCATGGAGCAGGCCGGGTTGCAGCTGGGTCAGCGGGTGCGCCATCCCAAGTTCGGCGAAGGGGTGGTGATGAATTGCGAGGGCTCGGGCCATCACACGCGGGTCCAGGTGAACTTCGACGATGGCGCAAAATGGCTGGTTCTGGCCTATGCTCCTCTGGAGCGGCTTTGA
- a CDS encoding methyl-accepting chemotaxis protein, translating to MLSSLKISHKLALMVIVAILSFVISAAFTLMAERENSNRLGEVEQKLYPTLELSTVNLGQLSLIELQINSAVATGDETQLQATQAHYATIQDNLEEIGRLNPAIRKETGALAKQVSAYYTNATRIAASFIDGTADFSRIGDEAAANAERLETLRTAMTDMRSLTRDRFTRSISETLDASEEASDLGLIIMIIATLLLVGLSLVIGRSISRSLGQIIDSLKAMASGEGDLTSRLEYNGKDELREVVTHFNAFVEKLHRSFATISKDVNGLNGVSLQLTAASNQNLERIQDQSEAISAARHAVEELVKSVEEVAGFASSASDQTQDAAKFAQKGYATVSSNIDTIRALSSDVEETAGLVNRFEEFSNKVGGLLNTIQTVAEQTNLLALNAAIEAARAGEHGRGFAVVADEVRGLAVRTRSATEEIHTVISDLTQISGSAVKSMQHSVERAREGVDATTESGEMLKRILENVESISSINEQIAAATYEQSTTFNSVTQHITDIHNNAEQVSASTRELDTVSNDIRQISGGLSTVAGQFRV from the coding sequence ATGCTGTCCTCCCTGAAAATTTCTCACAAACTCGCCTTGATGGTCATTGTCGCCATCCTGTCCTTCGTGATTAGCGCAGCGTTTACGCTCATGGCGGAGCGCGAGAACTCCAACCGGTTGGGCGAGGTCGAACAAAAGCTATATCCCACGCTTGAGCTATCCACCGTTAACCTGGGCCAGCTTTCGCTGATCGAGCTCCAAATCAACAGCGCCGTGGCCACCGGGGACGAAACCCAGCTCCAGGCCACCCAGGCCCACTACGCAACCATTCAGGACAATCTTGAGGAAATCGGCCGCCTCAACCCGGCGATCCGCAAGGAAACCGGTGCGCTGGCCAAGCAGGTCTCTGCCTACTACACCAACGCGACGCGTATCGCTGCCAGCTTTATCGACGGCACCGCCGATTTCAGCCGCATCGGGGATGAGGCCGCCGCCAATGCCGAGCGGCTGGAAACCCTGCGTACGGCCATGACCGACATGCGCAGCCTGACCCGCGACCGCTTTACCCGCTCGATCAGCGAAACCCTGGATGCCTCTGAGGAAGCCTCCGACCTCGGCCTGATCATCATGATTATCGCAACACTGCTGCTAGTCGGCTTGAGCCTGGTCATCGGCCGCTCCATCAGCCGCAGCCTGGGACAGATCATCGACTCCCTCAAGGCGATGGCATCCGGCGAAGGTGACCTGACCTCCCGGCTGGAATACAACGGCAAGGACGAGCTGCGCGAGGTCGTGACGCACTTCAACGCTTTTGTAGAAAAGCTGCACCGGTCGTTTGCCACGATTAGCAAAGACGTGAATGGCCTGAACGGTGTTTCACTGCAATTGACCGCCGCGAGCAACCAGAACCTGGAACGCATCCAGGACCAGTCTGAAGCCATTTCAGCCGCACGCCATGCGGTCGAGGAATTGGTCAAGAGCGTCGAGGAAGTGGCCGGTTTTGCCAGTTCCGCATCGGATCAGACCCAGGATGCCGCCAAATTTGCGCAGAAAGGTTACGCCACTGTCAGCAGCAACATCGACACGATTCGTGCGCTGTCCAGCGACGTTGAAGAAACCGCCGGTCTGGTTAACCGTTTCGAAGAATTCTCAAACAAAGTCGGCGGTCTTCTCAACACCATTCAGACCGTGGCGGAACAGACCAACCTGCTGGCCCTGAACGCGGCCATCGAAGCGGCTCGCGCCGGTGAACATGGGCGTGGCTTTGCGGTGGTTGCCGATGAAGTCCGCGGGCTCGCCGTCCGTACGCGCAGTGCGACGGAAGAAATTCACACGGTCATCAGCGATTTGACCCAGATTTCCGGTTCCGCGGTCAAGTCCATGCAGCACAGCGTCGAGCGGGCCCGCGAGGGCGTCGATGCCACCACCGAATCCGGCGAGATGCTCAAACGCATCCTGGAAAACGTAGAATCCATCAGCAGCATTAACGAACAGATTGCCGCAGCCACCTATGAGCAAAGCACCACCTTCAATTCGGTGACGCAGCACATCACGGATATCCACAACAACGCCGAGCAGGTCAGCGCCAGTACCCGCGAACTGGACACGGTCAGCAATGACATCCGTCAGATCAGCGGCGGCCTGAGCACGGTAGCAGGCCAATTCCGGGTCTGA
- a CDS encoding substrate-binding domain-containing protein has product MKRFSVLLVALMLGVSVAQAEVVVVGNPAGPDSITLDQVRDIYLNRSKALPNGQRAVPYELAEGNATRETFHEAVTGRSGAQLKAFWSQQVFTGKGQPPQEIGTEAAMKSSVASTPGSIGYIDSAQVDDSVKVILKP; this is encoded by the coding sequence ATGAAGCGTTTCTCAGTACTTCTTGTCGCCCTGATGCTGGGCGTCTCTGTAGCCCAGGCTGAAGTGGTGGTGGTCGGCAACCCGGCCGGCCCGGATAGCATCACATTGGATCAGGTGCGTGACATCTACCTGAACCGCAGCAAGGCGCTACCTAACGGACAGCGTGCCGTGCCTTACGAACTGGCGGAGGGCAATGCCACACGCGAGACTTTTCATGAGGCCGTTACAGGTCGCTCCGGTGCCCAGTTGAAGGCCTTCTGGTCGCAGCAGGTCTTCACCGGCAAAGGCCAGCCGCCCCAGGAAATCGGCACCGAGGCGGCGATGAAGTCATCCGTCGCATCCACGCCGGGCAGTATCGGCTATATCGATTCCGCCCAGGTGGACGACTCGGTCAAGGTGATCCTCAAGCCCTGA
- a CDS encoding NAD-dependent succinate-semialdehyde dehydrogenase translates to MIQSPLLTHFDGYIGGQWIESSSGETFDVYNPATGEVIAKVASMSEDDVRRSISEAKKAFKLTEPYDTETRRGWLIGIRDALLDNKEEVGRILCLEHGKPLKEAQGEVEYAAGFFDYCAKKIDHLESHTIEEEPKNCTWTVHYRPIGVAGLITPWNFPIGMIAKKLSASLAGGCPSVIKPASETPLTMIALFSLMHDVVKMPPGMVSLVMGKSSMIGKVFCESPDMPMLSFTGSTEVGRILMESSTGWVKKLALELGGNAPFIVFEDADLDAAADNLIANKFRGGGQTCVCANRVFVQESIVETFSDKLAERVNKMTVGDGMKEGVDLGPLINKAGFDKVRKHVEDALEKGGKLVAGKQPSTLSGNDLFYPPTVVSGINRNMLCTQEETFGPLVPMVTFRDDDEVIEAGNDTEFGLAAYVFTADETRANRVIRGLRFGHVGWNTGTGPTPEAPFGGMKASGIGREGGIEGLFEFVEPQTVPRGAAH, encoded by the coding sequence ATGATTCAGTCACCGTTATTGACGCATTTTGATGGTTATATCGGAGGGCAGTGGATCGAATCGTCTTCCGGGGAGACGTTCGACGTCTATAACCCGGCTACCGGCGAGGTGATTGCCAAGGTTGCGTCGATGTCTGAAGACGATGTAAGGCGCTCCATTAGCGAAGCCAAGAAGGCGTTTAAACTCACTGAGCCTTACGACACCGAAACCCGGCGCGGGTGGTTGATCGGTATTCGCGACGCGCTTCTGGACAACAAGGAAGAGGTCGGCCGTATCCTCTGCCTTGAACACGGTAAGCCGCTTAAGGAGGCCCAGGGCGAGGTGGAATATGCCGCTGGCTTCTTCGACTACTGCGCCAAGAAGATCGACCACCTGGAATCCCACACCATCGAAGAAGAGCCCAAAAACTGTACTTGGACGGTGCATTACCGGCCAATCGGTGTGGCCGGGCTGATCACGCCCTGGAATTTTCCCATCGGCATGATTGCCAAGAAGCTGTCCGCCTCACTGGCCGGCGGCTGCCCCTCCGTGATCAAACCGGCCAGCGAAACCCCGCTGACCATGATTGCGCTGTTTTCGCTGATGCACGATGTGGTCAAGATGCCGCCGGGAATGGTCAGTCTGGTCATGGGTAAGTCCAGCATGATCGGTAAGGTGTTCTGCGAGTCGCCGGATATGCCGATGCTGAGTTTCACCGGTTCCACCGAAGTGGGCCGTATTCTGATGGAAAGCAGCACGGGCTGGGTCAAGAAGCTGGCCCTGGAGCTGGGCGGTAATGCGCCGTTTATTGTCTTCGAAGACGCCGATCTGGATGCGGCGGCGGATAACCTGATCGCCAACAAGTTCCGCGGCGGCGGGCAGACCTGCGTGTGTGCCAACCGGGTATTCGTGCAGGAAAGCATCGTCGAAACCTTCAGCGATAAACTTGCCGAGCGGGTCAACAAGATGACCGTCGGCGATGGCATGAAAGAAGGCGTGGACCTCGGTCCGCTGATCAACAAGGCCGGTTTCGACAAGGTGCGCAAGCACGTGGAAGATGCCCTGGAGAAAGGCGGAAAACTGGTTGCCGGTAAGCAGCCCTCAACCTTGAGCGGCAATGACCTGTTCTATCCGCCGACGGTGGTGAGCGGCATCAACCGCAACATGCTGTGTACCCAGGAGGAAACCTTTGGGCCGTTGGTGCCCATGGTGACGTTCCGCGACGACGATGAAGTGATCGAAGCCGGCAACGATACGGAATTCGGCCTGGCGGCTTACGTCTTCACGGCGGATGAAACCCGAGCAAACCGGGTTATCCGTGGTCTTCGTTTCGGCCATGTCGGCTGGAACACGGGGACCGGGCCCACGCCGGAAGCGCCATTCGGCGGCATGAAGGCGTCAGGTATTGGCCGTGAGGGGGGTATCGAAGGGTTGTTTGAGTTCGTCGAACCGCAAACGGTACCGCGCGGCGCGGCTCACTGA
- a CDS encoding histone deacetylase family protein translates to MKAFFHPAQDLHIPKTYFTRGQMREPQEVPARTVELLEGLRSMDFSVLEPADQGPGPIAQVHDLSYLRFLESAHRRWTAMGDDWGDEVMSNVYVRSPNHQQGILAEAARYQADGSCPIGESTWHAAYWSAQSALGAADALMAGDRSAYALCRPPGHHARRDAAGGFCYLNNAAIAAESLKRRFQRVAILDTDMHHGQGIQEIFYDRDDVLYVSVHGDTTNFYPVVTGFENERGEGRGYGYNINLPMPHGSSEADFFSRVDEAMTAIRLFQPDVLVLSLGFDIYKDDPQAKVSVSSEGFAALGKRVADANLPTLVVQEGGYELKALRENGRQFFSGLEGRAL, encoded by the coding sequence ATGAAAGCGTTTTTTCACCCTGCACAGGATCTGCACATTCCGAAAACCTACTTTACCCGGGGCCAGATGCGCGAACCCCAGGAGGTGCCGGCCCGCACGGTTGAATTGCTGGAAGGTCTACGCTCGATGGACTTCTCGGTGCTCGAGCCGGCCGACCAGGGGCCCGGCCCCATCGCTCAAGTGCATGATTTGAGTTATCTGCGCTTCCTGGAATCCGCTCACCGCCGCTGGACGGCCATGGGGGACGACTGGGGCGATGAGGTGATGTCCAACGTTTACGTGCGTTCGCCCAATCACCAGCAAGGCATTCTCGCCGAGGCGGCGCGCTATCAGGCAGATGGCAGTTGTCCGATTGGCGAGAGCACCTGGCACGCGGCCTACTGGTCGGCCCAATCCGCCCTGGGCGCCGCCGATGCCCTGATGGCCGGCGACAGGAGCGCCTACGCCCTGTGCCGTCCGCCGGGGCACCATGCCCGCCGGGACGCCGCCGGTGGCTTCTGCTACCTGAACAACGCCGCCATCGCGGCCGAATCCCTGAAGCGCCGTTTCCAGCGCGTCGCCATTCTGGATACGGATATGCACCACGGCCAGGGCATTCAGGAAATTTTCTATGATCGGGATGACGTGCTCTACGTCTCCGTGCACGGCGACACCACCAATTTCTACCCGGTGGTGACCGGTTTCGAAAACGAGCGCGGCGAAGGCCGCGGCTACGGCTACAACATCAATCTGCCCATGCCGCATGGGTCGTCGGAGGCGGACTTTTTCAGCCGCGTGGACGAGGCCATGACGGCGATCCGATTGTTCCAGCCGGATGTGCTGGTGCTGTCTCTGGGCTTCGATATCTACAAGGACGACCCGCAAGCGAAGGTTTCCGTATCGTCTGAAGGGTTTGCGGCCCTGGGCAAACGTGTCGCGGATGCAAACCTACCGACTCTGGTGGTTCAGGAAGGCGGTTATGAGCTCAAGGCGCTGCGCGAGAATGGCCGTCAATTCTTCAGTGGCCTGGAGGGCCGCGCGCTCTAA
- a CDS encoding PA3496 family putative envelope integrity protein: MRSSAHTHPAEQHVEAVQAEILSIFDHLQRDETRDRERAAAKRRLAARRAIEQHFERKALENSIRDGWLDE, from the coding sequence GTGCGATCTTCAGCCCATACCCACCCTGCCGAGCAACATGTGGAAGCCGTTCAGGCCGAAATTCTCTCCATTTTCGATCATCTCCAGCGCGATGAAACGCGCGACCGCGAGCGTGCCGCCGCCAAGCGCCGGCTAGCGGCCCGCCGCGCGATCGAGCAGCATTTCGAGCGCAAGGCGCTGGAAAATTCCATTCGGGATGGCTGGTTAGACGAGTAG
- the thiI gene encoding tRNA uracil 4-sulfurtransferase ThiI, whose amino-acid sequence MNFLIRPSAEVAIKSKPVRRQQIRQLRQNVSKILRRVNNDIVVEGGWDRVDVRVPEGVDNERLIGLLKCIPGISNFLEVRDYPLADLDDIAQRALVVFKPHLEGKTFAVRGRRTGKHSFSSADVERKVGAVLLSQTGATGVNLKYPDEQVRIEVIHDRFHLVERRFEGLGGYPLGSVESAVTLMSGGYDSSVAAYLAMRRGIRTHFLFFNLGGAAHEVGVKQVAYHLWSRYGASHSVKFISVPFEGVVAEIMRAVDQRHMGVILKRMMLKAAAQIAETTSARALVTGDAVAQVSSQTLANLNVVDRATEEVVLRPLITMDKVDIIRLASEIGTESYARNMPEYCGVISQKPVTRARLHRVEEEEAKMDLSVLDRAVDERVETAIQRILDTVSTPEEVELVQTPAVGDVIIDVRHPSEEERAPLHLTNNEILHIPFYELNRRMEDLAPNRRYLLYCDRGTMSRMHAGHLKAIGRENILVYSPV is encoded by the coding sequence ATGAATTTCCTGATTCGTCCCAGTGCGGAAGTGGCTATCAAGAGTAAGCCCGTCCGCCGTCAGCAGATCCGTCAGCTCCGCCAGAATGTCAGCAAGATCCTGCGCCGCGTGAATAACGACATTGTCGTCGAAGGCGGCTGGGATCGCGTCGACGTCCGTGTTCCCGAAGGCGTGGATAACGAGCGGCTGATCGGCCTGCTCAAGTGTATACCCGGCATCAGTAATTTTCTGGAAGTACGGGATTATCCGCTCGCCGACCTGGACGATATCGCTCAGCGGGCGCTCGTTGTGTTCAAACCGCATCTCGAAGGCAAGACCTTCGCCGTTCGCGGCCGGCGCACAGGCAAACACAGCTTCTCGTCGGCGGATGTCGAGCGCAAAGTGGGCGCGGTGCTGCTGTCCCAAACAGGCGCGACTGGCGTCAACCTGAAATATCCGGACGAGCAGGTCCGCATCGAAGTGATTCATGACCGCTTCCACCTTGTCGAACGTCGCTTCGAGGGGCTGGGCGGCTATCCGCTGGGGAGCGTCGAGTCTGCAGTGACGTTGATGTCCGGCGGCTACGACTCGTCGGTGGCAGCCTACCTCGCCATGCGTCGCGGTATCCGCACTCATTTCCTGTTTTTCAATTTGGGCGGCGCGGCTCATGAGGTCGGCGTCAAGCAGGTGGCCTACCATCTGTGGTCGCGCTATGGCGCATCCCATTCGGTGAAGTTTATTTCCGTGCCTTTCGAAGGCGTCGTTGCGGAAATCATGCGCGCGGTGGATCAACGCCACATGGGCGTTATCCTCAAGCGGATGATGCTCAAGGCCGCGGCGCAGATCGCCGAAACCACCAGCGCCAGAGCCCTGGTTACGGGTGATGCGGTAGCGCAAGTCTCGAGCCAGACTCTGGCTAACCTCAATGTGGTGGACCGTGCGACCGAGGAAGTCGTATTGCGGCCGCTGATTACCATGGACAAGGTCGATATCATCCGCCTGGCGAGCGAGATCGGCACCGAAAGCTACGCCCGTAACATGCCGGAATACTGTGGCGTGATCTCCCAGAAGCCGGTCACCCGGGCGCGGCTGCACCGTGTGGAAGAAGAAGAAGCCAAGATGGACCTGAGCGTCCTGGACCGCGCGGTGGATGAGCGGGTCGAGACCGCAATACAGCGTATCCTGGACACGGTAAGTACACCGGAAGAGGTGGAACTGGTGCAGACGCCTGCGGTGGGCGATGTGATCATCGACGTGCGTCATCCCAGTGAGGAGGAGCGCGCACCGCTGCACCTGACCAATAACGAAATCCTGCATATTCCGTTCTACGAGCTGAACCGACGCATGGAAGATCTCGCGCCGAATCGCCGCTACCTGTTGTACTGCGACCGAGGCACCATGAGCCGGATGCATGCGGGCCACCTCAAGGCGATCGGGCGGGAAAATATACTGGTCTATTCCCCCGTCTGA